In one Halorubrum sp. CBA1229 genomic region, the following are encoded:
- a CDS encoding winged helix-turn-helix domain-containing protein: protein MEKALWYLFVASRGGANRVRIVRELRARPRNANELAEALDVDYNTITHHLEMLEDHDVVEPSDHDYGKLYFLTDRFERHGDAFEEITSEVDAE from the coding sequence ATGGAGAAGGCCCTGTGGTACCTGTTCGTCGCGAGCCGCGGTGGCGCCAACAGGGTCCGGATCGTCCGGGAACTCCGCGCTCGCCCCCGGAACGCGAACGAGCTCGCGGAGGCACTGGACGTCGACTACAACACGATCACCCACCACCTAGAGATGCTAGAAGACCACGACGTCGTCGAGCCCAGCGACCACGACTACGGGAAGCTCTATTTCCTGACCGACCGCTTCGAGCGCCACGGCGACGCGTTCGAGGAGATCACGTCGGAGGTGGACGCCGAATGA